A window from Buchnera aphidicola (Mindarus abietinus) encodes these proteins:
- a CDS encoding flagellar hook-basal body complex protein FliE: MFIDTINNCEKIYNKKIKNLKVKETTNFKKFIILTPKKNKRINVNNENKTNFLKNQQENLSFEDSIIKLEKSELSVQTAMKIVNKLISVYQEVMNLQL, from the coding sequence ATGTTTATTGATACAATTAATAATTGTGAAAAAATCTATAATAAAAAAATAAAAAATTTAAAAGTAAAAGAAACTACTAATTTTAAAAAATTTATTATATTAACTCCAAAAAAAAATAAAAGAATTAACGTTAACAATGAAAATAAAACTAATTTTTTAAAAAATCAACAAGAAAACTTATCATTTGAAGATTCTATCATTAAATTAGAAAAATCTGAACTTTCTGTGCAAACAGCTATGAAAATAGTAAATAAATTAATTTCAGTTTATCAAGAAGTTATGAATTTACAATTATAA
- the fliF gene encoding flagellar basal-body MS-ring/collar protein FliF — MNVNSIQNIYEKFRKKIEFFLRNSVSNFKVLFFIIFLIITGIIFFSLWGDSSEYSLLYENLSNKEKKIIVKKLENLKIPYQFIKNSNSLLVPSEKINDLHHLALNKSFLKRSEIGFELLDDQKFGISQFNEKINYQRALEGELSRTIQKLTVVNDARVHIAWPKSSLFIEEKKDPSASVFLEIKPDAFLNSDQINAIKNLVANSIAGLSVNKVVVLDQFGQLLDESTTELSFSNDIRNKYISRIEFQYKNKIKTLLQPIFGSKNIKVEVTAQINFNEKERTNEVYHPNKSKKNQSVRSEEKSIDEKVASAYLNFLKNQISSSKNFLLSNLKKNIFDEKNLENSSDFLKKNNKNINFLNIRDFNNKTKNYELNHTVSHTRINSGEIKKLSVGIAINYLKNEFNQKKEISKSDLKKIKNLVKGAIGYSLKRGDKINIINTIFSENNFKKPKIIINSSNGFHFFIEYKKVAYLLFFIGIFLFGIFFYKKNYFFLKNKHLRNNSLVVNKKNKKKRKKNL; from the coding sequence ATGAATGTAAACTCTATTCAAAATATATATGAAAAATTTAGAAAAAAGATAGAATTTTTTCTAAGAAACTCTGTTAGTAATTTTAAAGTTTTATTCTTTATTATTTTTTTAATAATTACTGGAATAATTTTTTTTTCTTTATGGGGAGATTCTTCAGAATATTCTTTATTATATGAAAATTTATCAAATAAAGAGAAAAAAATAATTGTAAAAAAGTTAGAAAATTTGAAAATACCGTATCAATTTATTAAAAACTCTAATAGTTTATTAGTACCTTCAGAAAAAATAAATGATTTGCATCATTTAGCTTTAAATAAATCGTTTTTAAAAAGATCAGAAATAGGGTTTGAATTATTAGATGATCAAAAGTTTGGAATTAGTCAGTTTAATGAAAAAATTAATTATCAGCGAGCATTAGAAGGGGAATTATCTCGTACTATTCAAAAATTGACAGTAGTAAATGATGCTAGAGTACATATAGCTTGGCCTAAATCATCTTTATTTATAGAAGAAAAAAAAGATCCTTCAGCTTCTGTTTTTTTAGAAATTAAGCCTGATGCTTTTTTAAATTCAGATCAAATAAATGCTATAAAAAATTTGGTTGCTAACAGCATTGCAGGTTTATCAGTAAATAAAGTAGTAGTATTAGATCAATTTGGACAGTTATTAGATGAGTCTACTACAGAATTAAGTTTTTCTAACGATATTAGAAATAAATATATTTCAAGAATAGAATTTCAATATAAAAACAAAATAAAAACTCTTCTACAACCTATCTTTGGATCTAAAAACATAAAAGTAGAAGTGACTGCTCAAATTAATTTTAATGAAAAAGAAAGAACAAATGAAGTGTATCATCCTAATAAAAGTAAAAAAAATCAATCTGTTAGATCAGAAGAAAAATCAATTGACGAAAAAGTTGCTTCGGCTTATTTAAATTTTTTAAAAAACCAAATATCATCATCAAAAAATTTTCTTTTAAGTAATTTAAAAAAAAATATATTTGATGAAAAAAATTTAGAAAACAGCAGTGATTTTTTAAAAAAAAATAATAAAAATATTAATTTTTTAAATATTCGTGATTTTAATAATAAAACTAAAAATTATGAATTAAATCACACAGTTTCCCATACAAGAATTAATTCTGGAGAAATTAAAAAATTATCGGTAGGTATAGCTATAAATTATTTAAAAAATGAGTTTAATCAAAAAAAGGAAATATCTAAATCTGATTTAAAAAAAATAAAAAACTTAGTTAAAGGAGCTATAGGATATTCGTTAAAACGAGGAGATAAAATTAATATTATTAATACTATTTTTTCAGAAAATAATTTTAAAAAACCAAAAATAATTATTAATTCTTCAAATGGTTTTCATTTTTTTATAGAATATAAAAAAGTAGCATATTTACTTTTTTTTATAGGAATTTTTCTTTTCGGAATATTTTTTTATAAAAAAAATTATTTTTTTTTAAAAAATAAACATTTAAGAAATAATTCTCTAGTTGTAAATAAAAAAAATAAAAAAAAAAGAAAAAAAAATTTATAA
- a CDS encoding flagellar biosynthetic protein FliO, which yields MHEMKKILNMYSIFFKKNIIEYKNFLLILILICLFLFIFFIFKKENIFKKKKHIKIISKTFIGLNNYILIIEFYQIILVLGITKNNITCLHKILPEYRIHDKNLSVKGDKNAKKK from the coding sequence ATGCATGAGATGAAAAAAATTTTGAATATGTACTCTATTTTTTTTAAAAAAAATATTATTGAATATAAAAATTTTTTATTAATATTAATATTAATATGTTTATTTTTGTTTATTTTTTTTATTTTTAAAAAAGAAAATATTTTTAAAAAAAAAAAACATATTAAAATTATTTCTAAAACTTTTATAGGTTTAAATAATTACATATTAATTATTGAATTTTATCAAATAATACTTGTATTGGGTATAACTAAAAATAATATAACATGTTTGCATAAAATCTTACCTGAATACAGAATACATGACAAAAATTTATCTGTTAAAGGTGATAAAAATGCTAAAAAAAAGTAA
- the fliP gene encoding flagellar type III secretion system pore protein FliP (The bacterial flagellar biogenesis protein FliP forms a type III secretion system (T3SS)-type pore required for flagellar assembly.), translating into MLKKSNSYFFRKFNFFPLFYFFSFFFSSSVYGKNSNAILDNVLNNNNEYFSSSIKIFIIIALLTFFPAVLLMMTSFTRIIIVFSLLRNALGIPYSPSNQIIIGLSLFLTFFIMSPVFNQSYNEAYIPFIENKISIKKTFHKSIKPFKEFMLNQVKESDLIAFSNISHTFVFKKKADVPMNILLPSFIISELKTAFQIGFTIFIPFLIIDLVVASVLMSLGMMMVPPSTISLPLKLMLFVLVDGWQLLVLSLVNSFN; encoded by the coding sequence ATGCTAAAAAAAAGTAATAGTTATTTTTTTAGAAAATTTAATTTTTTTCCATTATTTTATTTTTTTTCTTTCTTTTTTTCATCATCAGTTTATGGAAAAAATTCGAACGCTATTCTCGATAATGTCTTAAATAATAATAATGAATATTTTTCATCTTCTATAAAAATATTTATAATTATAGCGTTGTTAACATTTTTTCCGGCTGTTTTGTTAATGATGACTAGTTTTACTAGAATTATCATTGTTTTCAGTTTGTTAAGAAATGCGTTAGGTATACCTTACTCTCCTTCTAATCAAATAATAATTGGTCTTTCTTTATTTTTAACATTTTTTATCATGTCTCCTGTTTTTAATCAGTCATATAATGAAGCTTATATTCCTTTTATTGAAAATAAAATTTCAATAAAAAAAACTTTTCATAAAAGTATAAAACCTTTTAAAGAATTTATGTTAAATCAAGTAAAAGAATCTGATCTTATAGCATTTTCTAATATTTCTCATACATTTGTATTTAAAAAAAAAGCAGATGTTCCTATGAATATTTTATTACCATCTTTTATTATAAGTGAATTAAAAACTGCTTTTCAGATAGGATTCACTATCTTTATTCCTTTTTTAATTATAGATTTGGTAGTAGCTAGTGTTTTGATGTCTTTGGGCATGATGATGGTACCTCCATCAACTATTTCTTTGCCTCTTAAATTAATGCTTTTTGTTTTAGTGGACGGATGGCAATTATTAGTTCTTTCATTAGTAAATAGTTTTAATTAA
- the fliQ gene encoding flagellar biosynthesis protein FliQ: MSSEYISLIFHEALKVILMLSLPLLLVSLITGLIIGVLQAVTQINEQTLSFIPKMFSVIITLIILGPWMLRIIKDYIYFLFNNF; this comes from the coding sequence ATGTCTTCTGAATATATTTCTTTAATTTTTCATGAAGCTTTAAAAGTGATTCTGATGTTATCTTTACCACTGTTATTAGTTTCATTAATTACAGGATTAATTATTGGCGTTTTACAAGCTGTAACACAAATTAATGAACAAACTTTATCTTTTATTCCGAAAATGTTTTCGGTAATTATCACTTTGATTATTTTAGGGCCTTGGATGCTAAGAATTATAAAAGATTATATATATTTTTTATTTAATAACTTTTAA
- a CDS encoding flagellar biosynthetic protein FliR, protein MLNNYLEELLRESNSFIYSLIRIFSFIIIVPILGNKVINYKIKFLLSILINYSLEVNKFYLNFSLFSSKGILTLIEQILIGCVMGYFFVLFFSISRIAGEIISVQMGLSFSAIFDLNSRLNSLILSRLINLLTNFLFLSFNGHIIIIKIIVKSFQIFPIQNIFFSKKIFFNLVIFFGPILLQSLMLIFPILICLLLINIIISFLNRICFQLSIFSIGIPITLSIGIIMLLYFIPIISSVYETFFFNLLDKL, encoded by the coding sequence ATGTTAAATAACTATTTAGAAGAGCTATTAAGAGAATCCAATTCTTTTATTTATTCTTTAATAAGAATTTTTTCATTTATAATCATAGTTCCAATTTTAGGTAATAAGGTTATAAACTATAAGATTAAATTTTTACTTTCAATATTAATTAATTATTCTTTGGAAGTTAATAAATTTTATTTAAATTTTTCATTATTTTCATCGAAAGGAATTTTAACTTTAATAGAACAAATTCTGATCGGGTGTGTAATGGGCTATTTTTTTGTTTTATTTTTTTCAATATCTAGAATAGCAGGAGAAATAATAAGTGTACAGATGGGATTATCTTTCTCTGCTATATTTGATCTGAATTCTCGTTTAAATAGTTTAATTCTTTCAAGATTAATTAATTTACTTACAAATTTTTTATTTCTTTCATTTAATGGACATATTATAATAATAAAAATTATTGTTAAAAGTTTTCAGATTTTTCCTATACAAAATATTTTTTTTTCAAAAAAAATATTTTTTAATTTAGTTATTTTTTTTGGTCCAATATTGTTACAAAGTTTAATGCTCATATTTCCTATTTTAATATGTTTATTGTTGATAAATATTATTATTTCTTTTTTAAATCGTATTTGTTTTCAGTTATCTATTTTTTCAATTGGCATTCCTATTACATTATCTATTGGAATAATAATGTTGTTATATTTTATTCCGATAATTTCTTCAGTATATGAAACATTTTTTTTTAACTTATTAGATAAATTATAA
- the rpmG gene encoding 50S ribosomal protein L33 produces the protein MAKKVREKIKLVSSSGSGHYYTTTKNKRSKPKKLELKKYDPKIKKHVLYIEKKIKK, from the coding sequence ATGGCTAAAAAAGTTAGAGAAAAAATAAAACTAGTATCTTCTAGTGGATCAGGACATTATTATACCACTACAAAAAACAAAAGATCTAAACCAAAAAAACTAGAACTAAAAAAATACGATCCTAAAATTAAAAAACATGTTTTATACATTGAAAAAAAAATAAAAAAATAA
- the rpmB gene encoding 50S ribosomal protein L28, which translates to MSQICKITGKKPMSGNNRSHAMNATKRKFLPNLQVHRFWVSEQKKFIKLRVSTKAIRLIDKKGILYFLKKEKKI; encoded by the coding sequence ATGTCGCAGATTTGTAAAATTACCGGAAAAAAACCAATGTCAGGAAACAATCGTTCTCATGCAATGAATGCAACTAAAAGAAAATTCCTACCAAATCTACAGGTACACAGATTTTGGGTTAGCGAACAAAAAAAATTTATAAAATTGAGAGTATCAACCAAAGCTATTCGTTTAATTGATAAAAAAGGTATACTTTATTTTTTAAAAAAAGAAAAAAAAATATAA